In Paenibacillus phoenicis, one genomic interval encodes:
- a CDS encoding transglycosylase domain-containing protein: protein MDHENDKNSGKLRRNNRSEKNSKPARKRKKGRLAWAIVGWLVLFGFAGVMFAGGAVFGYVSSIVKDDPVRSRADIQAKINHNEMTGFAYFRDGQPIGQLRSEEDRRPVTYKEIPQIVLDAVIAIEDNHFEEHIGIDFKGTLRAVKQRVLKEDVQTGGSTLTQQLARRVFLNLDKTEDRKVKEMLLALRLERFLSKEEIITAYLNKVPFGNGSNGYQVYGIKAAAKGLFNVSNLSDLNIAQAAYLAGLPQLPSTYSAFNGKGEFNEEAFGRAVKRQQLVLQRMLEENKITQAQYEEAMAFDIKGSLAKPTKKAYDTYPYLMLETERQGAIVLAMLNNPEMTKEEVAANSAILEEARQELLTGGYRVYTTIDKKVYNAMHKVSENADNFSPYSEKKGLEQVASMMIDNKTGAILGMIEGRDFYTEQMNYATQMKRQPGSTMKPIAAYLPALEAGLVQPASIIDDSPIILKDYQKGFHIPVNSSGGYKGLVTARTALNESRNIPALKVFNNIVGIDKAWDFAKKLGITTLEDEDYNAQTGVLGGLKYGVTVEELTNAYSAIANGGQFTDAYMIEKITDAKGNIVYKHEVKPQRVFSEQTAYLMTDMLRTVITDGTGKSIKSDFKKYGKIPVVGKTGTTQNYADVWFMGYSPDVTLGVWIGYREPVNTLSEAGKSRARKIWALVMNEVTESRPELFATKAFTKPDGIVTKTVSGYSGKLPTQLTQQAGKLVTDIFNAKYVPTEPDDVLIRAKYVTYEGINYVPLETTPSDMLREKVVVKRETPIEVLKEQLEQAFAGMSGSHKPLSFYLPKDAGEDAPYKPDPRVDDGQAPAPPANVALSAGSGAATITFSENTEKDVVGYRLYRADDGVTFQYTGKAALVGDPAVITDDRSVGFTTAYYVTAVDVAGKESAPSAIVNVFGGGVFPGGGSTPDTQNETPGGNDGGIIGDNGNNGPLPASPANVSVKKDDRGFTVSWDANGALDLVTSYNVYVSDAQGGTYTKVASTSDPHFSFKTDSSSVWIQVTAVNVLGESPPSAPVQYSK, encoded by the coding sequence ATGGATCATGAGAACGACAAGAACTCCGGCAAGCTGCGGCGCAATAACCGGAGCGAAAAAAACTCAAAACCCGCCCGGAAGCGCAAAAAAGGCAGATTAGCCTGGGCGATTGTGGGTTGGCTCGTTCTGTTTGGATTTGCCGGCGTGATGTTTGCCGGTGGAGCCGTATTCGGATACGTATCCTCCATCGTTAAGGACGATCCGGTACGGTCGCGTGCCGACATTCAAGCAAAAATCAATCATAATGAAATGACAGGTTTCGCCTATTTCCGTGACGGCCAGCCGATTGGCCAGCTTCGCTCGGAAGAGGATCGCCGTCCTGTCACCTATAAGGAAATCCCGCAAATCGTGCTCGATGCTGTGATCGCCATCGAAGACAACCACTTTGAGGAACACATCGGGATCGACTTTAAAGGGACGTTGCGAGCGGTTAAGCAGCGGGTGCTTAAAGAGGACGTGCAGACCGGCGGCAGTACGCTGACCCAGCAGCTGGCGCGACGCGTGTTCCTGAACCTGGATAAGACCGAAGACCGGAAGGTTAAGGAAATGCTGCTGGCACTTAGGCTGGAGCGTTTTTTATCCAAGGAAGAAATCATTACGGCTTATTTGAATAAGGTTCCCTTCGGCAACGGTTCGAATGGGTACCAGGTTTACGGCATCAAAGCCGCAGCCAAAGGTCTCTTTAACGTCAGCAATCTGTCGGATTTGAATATCGCGCAAGCGGCCTATTTGGCTGGTCTGCCTCAGCTTCCCTCCACCTATTCCGCTTTTAACGGGAAAGGGGAATTTAACGAGGAGGCATTCGGGCGGGCGGTCAAACGCCAGCAGCTGGTGCTGCAGCGCATGCTTGAGGAGAACAAAATTACGCAAGCGCAATATGAAGAAGCGATGGCTTTCGATATTAAAGGATCGCTGGCCAAGCCAACGAAGAAGGCTTATGACACCTACCCGTATCTGATGCTGGAGACGGAACGGCAAGGCGCGATCGTCCTTGCGATGCTCAACAATCCGGAGATGACCAAAGAGGAGGTTGCCGCCAACTCGGCCATCCTCGAGGAAGCTCGGCAGGAGCTGCTGACTGGGGGATACCGGGTGTACACGACCATCGACAAGAAGGTCTACAACGCCATGCACAAGGTATCGGAGAACGCGGACAATTTCTCTCCGTACAGTGAGAAGAAGGGCCTGGAGCAGGTCGCCTCGATGATGATCGACAACAAGACCGGCGCGATCCTCGGCATGATCGAAGGGCGCGACTTCTACACGGAGCAAATGAACTATGCGACGCAAATGAAACGGCAGCCGGGTTCTACGATGAAGCCTATCGCCGCTTATTTGCCGGCCCTCGAAGCCGGGTTAGTTCAGCCTGCCTCGATCATTGATGATTCGCCGATTATTTTGAAGGACTACCAAAAAGGCTTCCACATTCCTGTAAACTCCAGCGGCGGCTATAAAGGGCTTGTGACCGCGCGGACAGCTTTGAATGAGTCGCGGAATATCCCCGCGCTTAAGGTGTTTAACAATATCGTTGGCATCGACAAAGCTTGGGACTTTGCCAAGAAGCTGGGCATCACTACGTTGGAAGATGAAGACTACAACGCGCAAACCGGCGTGCTTGGCGGCTTGAAATACGGTGTCACCGTTGAAGAACTGACCAATGCGTACAGTGCCATCGCCAACGGAGGGCAGTTTACCGACGCTTATATGATCGAGAAGATTACCGATGCGAAAGGTAACATCGTCTACAAGCATGAGGTTAAGCCGCAGCGGGTCTTCTCCGAGCAAACGGCTTACCTGATGACCGATATGCTTCGCACCGTCATTACGGACGGCACCGGTAAATCGATCAAAAGCGACTTCAAGAAATATGGCAAAATCCCGGTTGTCGGCAAGACCGGAACAACGCAAAACTACGCCGACGTCTGGTTTATGGGTTACTCGCCGGACGTCACACTGGGAGTATGGATCGGGTATCGCGAACCGGTGAACACGTTGTCGGAAGCCGGTAAATCCCGGGCGCGCAAAATTTGGGCGCTCGTTATGAACGAAGTCACCGAGAGCAGACCGGAATTGTTTGCGACCAAAGCGTTCACGAAACCGGACGGTATCGTAACGAAAACAGTATCCGGCTATAGCGGGAAGTTGCCAACGCAGTTGACGCAACAGGCCGGGAAGCTGGTTACGGATATTTTTAATGCTAAATACGTACCAACCGAACCGGACGACGTGCTGATTCGAGCTAAGTACGTGACGTACGAAGGCATCAACTACGTGCCGCTCGAAACGACGCCTTCGGATATGCTGCGTGAGAAGGTTGTGGTGAAGCGCGAAACGCCGATCGAAGTGCTCAAGGAACAGCTGGAGCAGGCGTTCGCCGGAATGTCCGGCAGCCACAAACCGCTGAGCTTCTACCTGCCGAAGGATGCCGGGGAAGATGCGCCTTACAAACCAGATCCTCGCGTCGATGACGGTCAGGCGCCTGCGCCTCCGGCGAATGTCGCCTTGTCTGCAGGCAGCGGAGCAGCTACGATTACGTTTAGCGAAAATACGGAAAAAGACGTGGTCGGCTACCGGTTGTACCGTGCAGACGACGGCGTGACGTTCCAGTATACCGGGAAAGCAGCGCTGGTTGGAGATCCGGCGGTCATTACAGACGATCGATCCGTTGGCTTCACCACCGCGTACTACGTCACGGCCGTTGACGTGGCCGGCAAGGAATCGGCGCCAAGTGCGATCGTCAACGTCTTTGGCGGCGGCGTATTCCCGGGCGGCGGCTCGACGCCGGATACGCAAAACGAGACGCCGGGCGGTAACGACGGCGGCATCATCGGCGACAATGGCAACAACGGTCCGCTTCCTGCATCACCAGCTAACGTGAGCGTGAAGAAGGACGACCGCGGATTCACGGTGAGCTGGGACGCGAACGGTGCTCTCGACCTGGTGACGAGCTACAACGTCTACGTGTCCGATGCCCAAGGCGGCACCTACACGAAGGTCGCTTCCACCTCGGACCCGCACTTCTCGTTCAAGACCGACTCCAGCTCCGTCTGGATCCAGGTCACCGCCGTCAACGTGCTGGGCGAATCCCCGCCGTCGGCGCCGGTGCAGTATAGTAAGTAA
- a CDS encoding NADAR family protein, translated as MIRSGQRRSIIFQAQKFAGSEHEEAIRQAETPFQAAQMGRDRSRPLLSDWEQVKLKIMRQAVEAKFQQHPELRGLLVSTGDCLLIEHTRNDRFWGDNGDGSGANWLGKILMETREKLSGSEEALFILPPWVAFPEEDPTSLFWRMGKGESYLDEYWQWKEKLTDLAKEQYDAYFIPPLGWEEREV; from the coding sequence ATGATAAGGTCTGGCCAACGTCGGAGCATTATTTTTCAGGCACAGAAGTTTGCGGGGAGTGAACATGAGGAAGCGATTAGACAAGCGGAAACCCCTTTTCAAGCTGCACAGATGGGGAGAGATCGATCCCGGCCGCTTCTAAGTGATTGGGAGCAAGTGAAGTTGAAAATCATGCGACAAGCAGTGGAGGCGAAATTCCAACAGCATCCTGAACTGAGGGGATTGCTAGTATCTACGGGAGATTGCTTGCTAATTGAACATACGAGGAATGACCGCTTTTGGGGTGACAACGGCGATGGGTCTGGGGCAAATTGGCTCGGCAAAATCCTGATGGAAACTCGCGAAAAATTATCCGGCTCAGAAGAAGCATTGTTTATATTACCTCCTTGGGTGGCTTTTCCGGAAGAGGATCCAACCAGCTTATTTTGGCGAATGGGGAAGGGGGAAAGTTATCTGGATGAGTACTGGCAGTGGAAGGAGAAGTTAACGGACTTGGCGAAAGAGCAGTACGATGCTTACTTTATTCCTCCATTAGGTTGGGAAGAGCGAGAAGTCTAG
- a CDS encoding DUF5071 domain-containing protein: MDVANYLPKDKSDYDSIKLLKTLSKAELKLILPEILEWTKDINWPVAPLIIDELLIPLGQDLIPSLKDILESNDYDWIQNILWHLIRKLDTGIISSLKEELYRLAQLKNKDLIEYDIPEIAKELLAQSK; this comes from the coding sequence ATGGATGTTGCAAATTATTTACCTAAAGACAAAAGTGATTACGATTCGATTAAATTACTAAAAACTTTATCTAAGGCTGAACTAAAGTTGATTTTACCGGAAATATTAGAATGGACTAAGGATATAAACTGGCCTGTAGCCCCCTTAATTATTGATGAATTGTTAATTCCACTAGGCCAAGACTTAATTCCATCATTAAAAGACATATTAGAATCTAATGATTACGACTGGATACAAAATATTTTGTGGCACTTAATTAGGAAACTTGACACCGGGATTATCTCTAGTTTAAAAGAGGAACTTTACAGGCTCGCTCAACTAAAAAATAAAGATCTCATTGAATACGACATACCCGAAATTGCCAAGGAATTACTCGCACAATCAAAATGA
- a CDS encoding RHS repeat-associated core domain-containing protein produces MRQAISCFKNIVVAILIFIIGSQASAPSVHAQIDNKQLEKVLNGLVTPKLVNESNKPNLADRSGVSETIDPATGTLTLSEIDLTLPGKDGLDLTLGRLYNSSQAEVGTKRVTVTSGSSQTVGSGAGYYVTLLYWDIATNKYATYFPGYYADQTSAYNVADHYLKNQPDSGRRYIDYNIEYKTVQYVQNSYTTTTKIYPDENSYSRQRYDLGGGWSMAFPSLQIEGSYIHYHDGTGAAYVVKFDASNKGKLEDYGRTDVELLRDSTYTNGQMTSTYVLVDQNKKKTYFGSDGRLLGIKDRFGNEIKFTHVNRLMNGKNYPVISKIVDSIGRNIDFAYQSNLSDPNFDKQNMTENITITVSHPSTTEKKTITYAKKREEVSIFENGTLIGKRYEPYLYRVTDLNGYNTYYNYYLASEKFSAISKSLGGSEAGTAVYLLQYAMYPHSTSFYEYQVITRNWGGEGAYQAFQVTSRFDGLNRYNYDDPSKGIYAQGLYNKLDYTYFGDVTGYPTYKVEEVIPESYRFGSESLNQDGLKIRTTFNGKKQLLMTEHTASNGEKITETVQSYDTAFKYKPTKVETKTTSGTRENKLYQTYKYYSWGDLQSETRPLTATQLNDAAMVTQHTTTYEYDANFKLPTKIQYYKDAGTVLTELYTYDAQGRLKTEQNANGEVTTYNFTQAADGRTLETLIPLENGKTARTVAYYSQSGSYQLFPTSIKSYYTNDSGQITETAVQRTYNVLLGLMTSETNADNKTTQYQYDVYGRLTKTIYPVNNNQNGERYQIEDVIEYHDQTVDNSPEYFDDENKYLITTRIDSYTRSTRLNDNAVNYENIKHEFYDGFGNAVLIGQLDNYTMRELVLAQYHYDIMARPEYVIDTVGNVSTADYDPWGRAFEAIDPFGNLYRSDYDLIDRKTTSYLVAASDLAAFRSNPQDTLKRNVLESYTDQWGREITLKAFPNWPNRTTNVVQEDFAYDYLGNVMAYTDPNRNTTRYQYDKLSRLTAVQDALNQTTSYAYNKLGQLQSTTQTDGTRNWTTTKAYDETGFLKTSTDPAANQDAFSRNKLGQITLRKDANNNLINYLYDDIGRNIAKVAGSTTLKNIYQFTLFGPSRQEEQRSGSNFMTIYNSYNFYGSQTYKANVYDGVVTIVRHEYDDANRLKNVADAFDYFTHYSYDKTRINRVQTNGSYQVTAAENANAQYTYEPDGKLKRVTYPRLSDGSYLITDYTYDGIGRLLKVTNKKGATLLSEFQYAYDANGNIISVTDSTGTTTYQYDKLDRLTQVKRPSGQMIVYAYDARGNRKTLQGDSLIEDTNEQTYTFNVWDQLKSVTKENVTTEFEYEMQGLRLSKTTTSREPADASGQTPPPVTEKVRYAYNNSGKVITEANGNNQALANYVWGPDRLLAKRDAVTNKKYYYVYNGHGDVVQIVDEAGNTVNSYQYDEWGNILHQEEQIQNVFKYAGEMQDEETGLYYLRARYYDPATGRFISKDTYEGSVTNPLSLNLYTYVENKPLNNIDPTGYWCESVVNGKTYSHAGQCSNPANNNKYVPDSLYYANKGKSYSEIINIYNNQKQAAVNYANSISKETNNFITIIKNEVALPISGNTSSLLSKVIQAAGLATILGLEATSSSTKTNNDKHSLIFRSGNGGDVNLTPRPVIDANGLSYFKQASKDWKSFTVTSIELVKKTGVFTVKSDPKNPNHILILAKDPIEHQIWMSSRDAVKNNGSEPYYLTKILQSISVRLK; encoded by the coding sequence ATGAGACAAGCCATATCATGCTTCAAGAATATTGTAGTGGCTATTTTGATTTTTATTATTGGCTCGCAAGCAAGTGCCCCCAGCGTTCATGCCCAAATCGATAATAAGCAACTGGAAAAGGTGCTTAACGGGCTTGTAACCCCAAAACTAGTCAATGAATCGAATAAACCAAATCTAGCTGACCGCAGCGGCGTCAGCGAAACCATTGATCCAGCGACTGGAACTCTTACGCTCTCTGAGATTGACTTAACTCTTCCTGGGAAGGATGGCCTGGATTTAACTTTGGGACGATTGTACAACTCCAGTCAGGCCGAAGTGGGTACAAAGCGAGTAACCGTTACTTCCGGTTCGTCCCAAACCGTCGGTTCCGGAGCAGGTTATTATGTAACGCTGCTCTATTGGGATATCGCGACAAATAAATACGCAACGTATTTTCCGGGTTATTATGCCGATCAAACCTCAGCGTATAACGTTGCAGATCATTATTTGAAAAATCAACCGGACAGCGGTAGAAGATACATTGACTATAACATCGAGTATAAAACGGTTCAGTATGTGCAGAACTCGTATACGACCACAACGAAAATTTATCCTGATGAAAACTCCTATAGCCGACAACGTTACGACTTAGGCGGAGGTTGGTCGATGGCATTCCCTTCTTTGCAAATCGAGGGGTCATATATTCATTACCATGATGGTACTGGTGCAGCCTATGTTGTGAAGTTTGACGCCAGTAATAAAGGCAAACTGGAGGACTACGGTCGTACTGATGTTGAGCTTTTAAGAGACTCAACTTATACGAACGGTCAAATGACTTCAACTTATGTGCTTGTGGATCAGAACAAAAAGAAAACCTACTTTGGCTCTGATGGAAGACTATTAGGAATTAAGGATCGTTTTGGAAACGAGATTAAATTCACACATGTCAATCGCTTGATGAACGGAAAAAATTACCCAGTAATATCGAAAATCGTGGATTCGATTGGACGCAATATTGATTTTGCTTATCAGAGTAACTTGAGTGATCCTAATTTCGACAAGCAGAATATGACCGAGAACATCACGATAACCGTTAGCCATCCCTCCACGACGGAGAAGAAAACAATCACTTATGCCAAGAAGAGGGAAGAAGTCAGCATTTTTGAAAACGGGACATTGATAGGTAAACGTTATGAACCTTACTTGTATCGAGTTACGGACTTAAATGGTTATAACACTTACTACAACTACTATTTGGCTTCTGAAAAATTCAGTGCGATAAGTAAATCATTAGGCGGTTCAGAGGCGGGGACTGCAGTTTATTTGCTGCAGTATGCGATGTACCCTCATTCTACATCCTTCTATGAATATCAGGTTATTACCCGGAACTGGGGTGGGGAAGGGGCATATCAAGCATTTCAAGTTACATCTAGATTTGATGGCTTGAACCGTTATAACTATGATGACCCAAGTAAAGGGATCTATGCTCAAGGGTTGTATAATAAATTGGATTACACGTATTTCGGTGATGTCACCGGTTACCCAACTTATAAAGTCGAAGAGGTTATCCCGGAGAGCTATCGTTTCGGTTCAGAGTCGTTGAATCAGGATGGCTTGAAAATTAGAACTACGTTTAACGGGAAGAAGCAGCTCTTGATGACCGAGCATACAGCATCAAACGGAGAGAAAATCACCGAAACTGTTCAATCCTATGATACAGCATTCAAGTATAAGCCAACGAAAGTTGAAACAAAAACAACCAGTGGAACCCGGGAGAACAAGCTGTACCAAACCTATAAATATTATAGTTGGGGCGACCTACAGAGCGAAACGCGTCCGTTAACGGCGACTCAGCTTAATGATGCTGCAATGGTCACACAACACACGACGACCTATGAGTATGATGCCAATTTCAAACTACCAACCAAGATCCAATACTATAAAGATGCCGGTACGGTATTAACCGAACTTTATACGTATGATGCTCAGGGCCGCCTAAAAACGGAGCAAAATGCAAATGGCGAAGTCACAACCTATAATTTCACGCAGGCTGCTGACGGTAGAACCTTGGAAACTTTAATCCCATTGGAAAATGGTAAAACAGCAAGAACTGTCGCTTATTACAGTCAGAGCGGTTCATATCAATTATTTCCGACTTCAATAAAATCCTATTATACCAATGATTCTGGGCAAATTACCGAAACAGCAGTTCAACGAACATATAACGTTTTACTTGGACTCATGACTTCAGAAACAAACGCAGATAACAAAACGACGCAATATCAATATGATGTGTATGGGCGTTTGACCAAAACGATTTATCCGGTGAATAACAATCAAAATGGTGAGCGTTATCAGATTGAAGACGTCATCGAATACCATGATCAAACTGTAGATAACAGCCCGGAATATTTTGACGATGAAAATAAATACCTGATCACGACTCGGATCGATTCTTATACGAGGTCGACACGCTTAAATGATAACGCGGTTAATTATGAAAACATTAAACACGAATTTTACGATGGGTTCGGAAATGCCGTATTAATCGGTCAACTTGACAACTATACGATGCGCGAGTTAGTTCTGGCCCAATACCACTATGATATTATGGCCCGGCCAGAATACGTGATCGACACCGTCGGCAATGTATCGACGGCAGACTATGATCCATGGGGACGTGCCTTTGAAGCGATTGACCCGTTCGGTAACTTGTATCGAAGCGATTACGACCTGATTGACCGGAAAACGACGTCCTATTTGGTTGCTGCCAGCGATCTCGCTGCCTTCCGCAGTAACCCCCAGGATACTTTGAAGCGGAATGTACTTGAGTCTTACACCGACCAATGGGGACGAGAGATAACATTAAAGGCATTTCCTAACTGGCCAAATCGTACGACAAACGTAGTCCAAGAGGATTTTGCTTATGATTACTTAGGTAATGTGATGGCATATACAGATCCGAATCGTAATACGACCCGTTATCAGTATGACAAGCTTAGCCGGTTGACTGCGGTGCAAGATGCATTAAATCAAACCACCAGCTATGCATACAACAAACTGGGGCAATTGCAATCAACCACACAGACCGACGGCACGAGAAATTGGACAACGACCAAAGCTTATGACGAGACGGGATTCCTGAAAACGAGTACTGATCCGGCTGCCAATCAGGATGCCTTTTCCCGTAATAAACTGGGGCAGATTACGCTCCGCAAGGACGCGAACAACAACTTGATCAACTACCTTTATGACGATATCGGCCGAAACATTGCGAAAGTCGCGGGTTCGACCACACTCAAGAATATATATCAATTTACGCTGTTTGGACCTTCACGGCAGGAAGAACAACGCAGCGGATCGAATTTCATGACCATATACAACAGTTACAACTTCTATGGTTCTCAGACCTACAAAGCCAACGTGTATGACGGTGTGGTTACCATCGTTCGCCACGAATACGACGATGCGAATCGTCTAAAAAACGTCGCTGACGCGTTTGATTACTTTACGCATTACAGCTACGATAAGACCAGGATCAATCGTGTTCAAACTAACGGTTCTTATCAAGTCACAGCCGCGGAAAATGCCAATGCGCAGTATACCTATGAACCGGACGGTAAACTGAAGCGAGTCACTTATCCTAGACTCTCGGATGGTAGCTATTTAATCACTGATTACACCTATGATGGAATTGGTAGACTGCTCAAAGTAACGAACAAAAAAGGCGCCACTTTGTTGTCTGAATTCCAGTATGCTTACGATGCAAATGGAAATATCATATCTGTGACGGATTCGACCGGGACAACCACTTACCAGTACGACAAGTTGGATCGGTTAACCCAAGTCAAACGCCCGTCTGGCCAAATGATCGTATATGCGTACGATGCACGCGGAAACCGCAAAACCTTGCAAGGTGACAGTCTTATTGAAGACACTAATGAGCAGACCTACACCTTTAATGTCTGGGATCAGCTGAAAAGTGTAACCAAAGAAAATGTTACAACCGAATTTGAGTATGAGATGCAAGGGCTGCGGTTATCTAAGACCACGACGTCAAGAGAACCTGCAGATGCTTCTGGTCAAACTCCTCCACCTGTGACAGAAAAAGTTCGGTATGCTTACAATAACAGTGGTAAGGTGATAACAGAAGCAAATGGTAACAATCAGGCTTTGGCGAACTATGTTTGGGGTCCGGACCGTCTGTTGGCCAAACGAGATGCTGTAACAAACAAAAAGTATTATTATGTTTACAACGGCCACGGTGACGTGGTGCAAATCGTTGACGAAGCAGGCAACACGGTTAACAGTTACCAATATGATGAGTGGGGAAATATCCTCCATCAGGAAGAACAAATCCAGAACGTCTTCAAGTACGCTGGAGAAATGCAGGATGAGGAAACTGGACTGTACTACCTGCGGGCAAGGTACTATGACCCTGCGACAGGACGGTTTATAAGTAAGGATACGTATGAAGGCAGCGTAACAAATCCGCTGAGCTTGAATTTGTATACGTATGTTGAGAATAAACCGTTGAATAATATTGATCCAACCGGCTATTGGTGTGAATCAGTAGTGAATGGAAAAACATATTCGCATGCAGGGCAATGTAGTAATCCAGCAAATAATAACAAATACGTACCGGATTCATTATATTATGCAAATAAAGGAAAGTCGTATTCGGAAATTATTAATATCTATAACAATCAAAAGCAGGCTGCAGTTAACTATGCTAACTCGATTTCTAAAGAAACCAATAATTTTATTACCATAATTAAAAATGAAGTCGCATTGCCGATAAGCGGTAATACATCATCTTTACTAAGTAAGGTTATCCAAGCAGCAGGATTAGCGACTATATTAGGGTTGGAAGCCACCTCTTCTTCTACTAAAACTAATAATGATAAACATTCTCTAATTTTTAGGAGTGGAAATGGCGGTGATGTAAACTTGACACCAAGGCCAGTAATAGATGCAAACGGGCTATCTTATTTTAAACAAGCAAGTAAAGATTGGAAAAGTTTCACTGTTACTTCTATAGAGTTGGTTAAAAAGACAGGAGTATTTACTGTAAAGAGTGATCCCAAAAACCCTAATCATATACTGATTCTTGCTAAAGATCCAATTGAACATCAAATTTGGATGTCTTCAAGAGACGCAGTAAAAAACAATGGTAGTGAACCCTACTACTTAACTAAAATACTACAGAGCATTTCAGTAAGATTAAAGTAG
- a CDS encoding fibronectin type III domain-containing protein yields MSVFARRIAVVLVIVLLTLSSTSVFADKSKVRQITTIAAKSQKAISVKETGTQELPLGEERLESNPQTENAPEFPQQNPTQNPQEAQPDINPQDPLPETTTIPTPTLLHARTISDTEIHLEWQIVSISETIKLYEIFCNDQLVGTATGDQYNFTVTGLAPATTYIFKIRAQGQDNSLSDYSEALSASTLQPVAIPLSPPTQLRSDVQSDTTINLSWKVSTDVPTTTSVTYEIYMNDVLAASVPGNETFYTLTRLTPGTSYSLKMRTVAEDSAVSDFSESIIVSTLSGKVVYEFENMPAVTNTGEALNLLENSQFSAGLLANYPADQLGDFVEFPFTATQGIYDLELRMEKSSEGGIIKILIDGEPVTQTLDLYEIEERTDSVVTLPIRLDDKAEHTIRFEVTDKNANSAGYSLGLDAMYLSVSSLDTYEPNDAPETATVMNVSQLYESYISSSTDRDFYKLSVGQSNTYFLTLLAPNGTKYRLDLFDANLQPLAVKQIVNGQDTDLSVYLVQNSVIYLKVSVADGMPISSDPYRLRWSISPLKQYTYDDANRLVRTEYEQGLYRYQTQYDYDRNGNLLKRTTVKTQLNP; encoded by the coding sequence TTGTCAGTATTTGCTAGGAGAATAGCTGTTGTTTTAGTTATCGTTCTATTGACGCTATCGTCCACCAGCGTATTTGCGGACAAGTCAAAAGTACGACAAATTACTACTATAGCAGCAAAAAGCCAGAAAGCAATTTCAGTGAAAGAAACGGGTACGCAGGAGCTGCCATTAGGTGAGGAGCGACTCGAATCCAATCCTCAGACCGAAAACGCGCCCGAGTTTCCTCAACAAAACCCGACTCAAAACCCTCAAGAAGCACAACCAGACATAAATCCACAAGATCCGCTCCCAGAAACTACAACAATCCCAACACCTACCCTACTTCACGCACGAACGATTTCGGATACAGAGATTCATTTGGAATGGCAGATCGTCTCAATCTCCGAAACAATTAAACTCTATGAGATTTTTTGTAACGACCAGTTAGTAGGGACAGCTACCGGTGATCAATACAACTTTACAGTCACCGGGTTGGCTCCAGCAACAACTTACATCTTTAAGATTAGGGCGCAGGGGCAGGACAATTCCTTATCAGATTATAGCGAGGCCTTATCAGCTTCAACCCTTCAGCCTGTAGCTATACCACTAAGTCCACCCACTCAGCTTAGATCAGATGTCCAATCGGATACAACGATCAATTTGTCTTGGAAAGTTTCGACAGATGTGCCTACCACCACAAGTGTAACCTATGAAATTTACATGAATGACGTATTAGCTGCTTCTGTTCCTGGAAACGAGACTTTTTATACCTTGACTAGGTTAACACCTGGTACTAGCTATTCGCTCAAAATGAGGACGGTTGCTGAGGACTCAGCTGTATCTGATTTTAGTGAAAGTATCATTGTAAGCACACTCTCAGGAAAAGTGGTGTACGAATTTGAAAATATGCCAGCTGTAACCAATACTGGCGAAGCCCTAAATTTGTTGGAAAACAGCCAATTTAGTGCGGGTTTGCTTGCTAACTATCCTGCCGATCAATTAGGTGACTTTGTGGAGTTTCCATTCACTGCAACACAAGGAATTTACGATCTAGAGCTAAGAATGGAGAAGTCTTCGGAAGGTGGAATCATCAAGATCCTGATTGATGGCGAGCCTGTAACGCAGACTTTGGATTTATATGAAATTGAGGAACGTACGGATTCGGTAGTAACTTTACCGATCAGATTAGATGATAAAGCGGAACATACGATACGTTTTGAAGTGACAGATAAAAATGCAAATAGTGCTGGTTATTCTTTGGGTCTTGACGCGATGTACCTTTCTGTATCGTCACTTGATACCTATGAACCAAACGATGCACCGGAAACAGCAACCGTCATGAATGTTTCCCAGCTCTATGAATCGTATATCTCAAGCTCTACTGATCGAGATTTTTATAAATTATCGGTTGGACAAAGCAATACTTATTTCTTGACATTGTTAGCGCCTAACGGAACTAAGTACAGACTGGACCTGTTCGATGCAAATTTGCAACCACTAGCCGTTAAGCAGATTGTTAATGGCCAAGACACCGATCTTTCGGTTTATTTGGTTCAGAATTCTGTGATATATCTCAAGGTTTCAGTGGCGGATGGAATGCCGATTAGCTCTGACCCTTACCGATTGCGTTGGAGTATTTCCCCCCTTAAACAATACACCTATGACGATGCGAACCGGCTAGTCCGGACGGAATATGAGCAAGGGCTCTATCGCTATCAAACTCAATATGATTACGACCGAAACGGGAATTTGCTCAAACGTACGACGGTAAAAACGCAGTTAAATCCATAA